GCTCACGGACGCGGAGATTGCCGAGGGCGTGCGGATGATCCTGTCGACGACGCACAACCTCGTCGAGGGTGCCGGCGCCATGGGCGTCATGGCGGCGATGAAACTGCGCGATCGCCTAACGGGCAAGGGCGTCGCGGTGGCGTTCTGCGGCGGCAATCTCGATTCCGCGGTGCTGAGAAAAATTCTGAATCGAGAGATGTGACCGCATGGAGGGCCGGGGCCGCCGCCCCGACCCGCCTTCGCTGCGCGCGGCGAAGACTCGGGGCACCTCACCGCCGGCGTCGTACGCGACGACGTGGCCCTGCACTAAGGGGAACGCCAAAGGCCGAAAAGTTACTAGTCCGTAAACGAAGTGCGGCCCACGCGCGCGTTTCTGTCGAGCGAAACGGCGTTCGTGTCGTATGAAGCCGCGGTCGTGTCATGTAAAGCGTCGGTCGTGTCGTATGAAGCCACGGTCGTGTCATGCGAAGCGACGGTCGTGTCGTATGAAGCCACGGTCGTGTCATGCGAAGCCGCGGTCGTGTCATGCGAAGCCACGGTCGTGTCGTGAACTGCGGCCGTCGCCTGCAAAAAGAATCAGGGTGACTACCAACATTGTCGCGGTCGCCTCATGCATGGGCGCGGTCGTGTCACACATTGCCGCGGTGCACTCGCTCTGAGCCGACGTCGCCTTCAGTTTTGCGCGCGTCGCCTAACGAAGTGTTCCGGTCGCGCTCTATTTTGTCGCGGGCGCCTCACGATTTGGTAGCGACCGCTACCTATGCGGCACCGGCGCGCGAGTTTTTGCCGCGGTCGCGTTCAGAGTTGGACCGGTCGCCTTTCGATGTGGAACGTTTGCCTTTTTTGGCGGACAGGCGGCGCGGGCTCTTGGCGGAGTAGCGCTCGATCAGCTCCTCGACGAGATCGTAGCAGTACGGACGATCGAGGTCGGTGGAACTGTCGACAAGCGTTTTCATCGAGTCGCGCAGCGAGCGGTATGCGGCCTGGAGATGATTGTCGTAGGTGTGCACGCTGATGCCGTGTCGTGCCGCGACCTCGGCCCGTTTTCGGTGCTCGAAGAAGGTTTCCTCAGTGATCTCACCCTGCGTTTGCGATAGGTCGTCGATATGATAGCGAAGGATCTGATGGAGCTCGTCGACGTCGCATGCCGCCACCATGCGCTTCATCTCTGTTGCCTACTTCCGAACAGGTGATCCACCAGCGCGTGCAGCGCTGCCGCCATCTCGTCTCCGGCCTCGATCGCGACCTCGGGAGAGGGAGCCTGACCCTCTCTCCACCAACGCTTCGGATCTCCCCTCAGAGCCCCGAGCAGTGTCGCCCCGAGCACGCCCCCACGAGGGAGGGGCGGAGGAAGCTCGACGGCATAGCTGTGGGCGCAGCCGATCTCACCATATACAAAGTCGATACAGCTCCCGCCCATCGGGACCTCTGTGAGTGCAGCGGCTTGGGCTCGGTATTCGGAGCGTCCCGCGAGTCGGTTCGCGGCTGCCACGGCGGTCGCGGCGGCTGCCTTGTGCTGGGCATGATGCGGACTCGGCTCCTTCGAGTGACACCAAGGATAAAGCCATAGACGCCCGAAGCCGTGAAAGTCCACGAGGAGCTGAAGGTTCGTTAGGCTCTTCAGTTCGGAAACAAGGCTCTTCACGCAACCGGCGCTCGCGGGGCCCGAACCCATCCACCGCCGTAGCCTTCTGCCCAACAATCGACTCAAGAGAGGCGGCGCCTCGCCCCACCGGTACGGAAAATTGAGATTCGGGTTTTCTCCGTTCTCCGTCGTTTTACGGAAGCGCTCCCCGGCCCAAGTTCGTTGGTACCCGTGGGCATCCACGACGGGCAGCAGATACCAGGTGGCACGACCGCGAAGCTCGCTGCTCCGAATCAGCTCGTCCATCAGCCGAAGGACCACTGCAGGACCAATCCACTCGCACGCGTGGAGCCCTGCCTGCAACCAGATGTCGGGTCGCCCATCGTTGACGTCCGATGCCGACGCTGATCCCATCCTCAGGATTGCCAGTCCTTCGCGATGCAGCACCGACGCCTCGGGAAATTGGTTGGCCGCATCTTCCAACCGATCGACGATGGCTTCGTACGAAAGGAAAACTTCGGCGTCGTGCATTCGGAACGTCATCGCACCGAAGAGAAAGCGAGACGCGAGGGCTAGCTGACTTTCCGCGTCTTTCGCTTCAGGAAATCCATCAGAATGAACTGCCCGAGCGTCATCGTCGTCGTGAAGTACGCCTTGCCACGGCTGATCTCAGAGACGCGCTTCACGAATTCGACGAGAGAACGATCGCGAGCGAGCATGAAGGTGTTGATCATGATCCCGCTACGCCGACAGTTCGCGACCTCCCGCAATGTCTGTGCAATAACAGTCGCGTCGAGTCCAAATGAATTCTTGTAGATCTGGCCGTTCGGCATCGTCAGCGCGCTCGGCTTACCGTCGGTGATCATGATGATTTGACGCATGTCTTTCTTCTGCGCGAGGAGCAATCGTCGCGCGAGCTTCAACCCTTCCGACGTATTCGTGTGGTACGGTCCGACCTGCGCGGTGGCGAGGGCAGCGAGAGGGATTTCCTCCGCTGAGTCGTGAAAGAGAATGACCTTGAGCGAGTCGCCGGGAAACTGCGTGCGGATGAGATGCGTGAGCGCCAGCGCGACCTTCTTTGCCGGCGTGAAGCGGTCCTCGCCGTAGAGAATCATGGAGTGCGAGCAGTCCAGCATAAGGACCGTCGCGCAAGACGAGCGATACTCGGCCTGACGCACCATCAGGTCCTCGTAGTCGAGGTCGATCGGGACTTCGATCTTGCCCGTTCGCGCGAGGGAGTTCTTCAGCGTCTCGTTGACGTCGAGATTGAGGACGTCGCCGAACTCGTACGGCTTGCTGTATCCATCCGCCTCGATGCCGGTGGCGAGATACTGCGTATCGTGGCTACCGAAGCTCGATTTGCCTAACGAGCCGAGGAGTCCCCGGAGTGTCTTGTAGCCGAGGAAGTCGATGCCTTTGTCGGTGAGATTGAACTGAACGTCGCGCGCCGCGGCCTTCGCGATGCTGCCCGGACCCTCCATCGGCTGATGGCCGGCGGGCATCTGCGGTGGCGCGTCCATCGACAGGTAGCCCTCATTGATGAGACGCTGGACTAATTCGTCGAGCAGCTTGGCGAGCTTGGCCTGCCCTTCCTCGTCGCCCTCACCGCGGAGGGCCTCGAGCATTTCAGGACTGAACTGGCCGCTCTCGATGAGGGCATTGAGAATCGCCTGCTTGAGCGCCTCGACTGAGCGATCGCCGTCATCGCCAAAGTCCCACCCATAGTACGGCTGCTGATTCTTGCCGCCCGCGAATCCCGACTGGAGCAGGAAGTCGGCGAGCTTGTCGAGGAGCGACTGGAGATCGACCGCGTCGGCCATCTCCGGACTGAACTTCGTGTAGGTATGAAATCGCATCGCAGCCTCCCTCTTCAAAGCATACGCCGTTGCCGGCAGGAAGTCACGGTGCGACGAGGCAGATAGATTGCCTGTGCCAATGCTTGCCAGCTTCAACCCATTCCGGGCGCTTCGCCACCGCAATTTCCTGCTGTTCTGGTCGGGTCAGACACTCTCGCTCATCGGCACATGGATGCAGTCGATGGCCGAGGGGTGGTTGGCGTTCGAGCTGACGAGGAATGCATTCCTCGTCGGGCTCGTCGCGGCGTCGCAGGCGCTGCCCATTCTGCTGCTCTCGCTCTATGCGGGAGTGCTGGTCGATCGCGCGAACAAGTTGCGTCTCGTCACGATATGTCAGACGCTATTCGCCATCCAATCGACGTCACTCTGGGTGCTCGCCTGGACGCATCACATCACGATTCACTGGCTTGTCGCGATGGCGTCCATCAACGGGATCATCAGCTCCATCGAGATCCCGGCTCGGCAATCGCTGGTGATCGAGCTTGTCGGGCGTGACGAGCTGCCGGGTGCGATCGCGCTGAACTCCAGCGGATTCAACCTGGCGCGCATCGTCGGTCCCGCGGCCGCGGCAATCGTCATCGCCAAACTCGGGATCGCCTGGTGCTTCGGTGTGAACGCGATCAGCTATATCGCGGTATTGATCGGCCTCTTCCTCATTCGCCTTCCCGCCTGGGTTCCAATCCAGCATCGAGCATCGCCGTTCGAGGGAATCATCGAGGGTGTGCGTTTCATGCGTGGAACGCCGTCGGTGGCGGCCGTGATCGGAATCGTGACCGTGTATTCGATCCTCGGCGCGCCTTACTTGACTCTAATGCCCGTTGTCGCGGGCGACCGCCTCGGACTCGGCGCAAGTGGCTATGGCTTGCTACTCGCGTGCGTCGGCATTGGAGGCCTAACGGGCGCGCTTACGCTCGCCGCGATAGGTGATCGCCTGCCTCGGCACGTCGTCCTCAAGCGTGCGTCATACGCATTTGCGAGCTTGCTCATCCTGTTCTCCTTTGTGCGTTCGCCGGGTCTCGCCTATCCGGTCTTGCTGCTGATCGGCTTTGCGATGATTGTGAACAGCGCGCAGGCGAACGCGATTCTCCAGCATCTCGTACCCGATGAGCTGCGCGGGCGGATCATGGCCGCTTACTCGTTCATCGTAGTGGGACTTTCGCAGGTCGCGGGATCGTTTGTGGCCGGAGGAGTTGCGCGGGCGTTCGGTGTCGCTTGGGCGATCGGCAGCGGCGGAGCATTGATGCTCGCCTATGCGCTCTGGGCCTATCGGTCCTACAGCAGCGTCTTCGTCGCGAGCTCGACGACGAGCTCCGCGGCACCGTCGAGTCCAAGCCAGCCGGTGTCGATGCACACATGATAGTTGGTCACGTCGCGCCACTCGCGATTGAAGTGTCGTCGAACGTACTGCTCGCGGTTCCTGTTCATCTCGGCGACGACGCGCTCGGCGTCCTTCGGTGGGACACGGAGCCGCGTGATTGCTCCTTCGATCAGCTTCGGGCGGATGGCGTAGCAGAAGACGTGCAGTGAGTCGCCGCGATTCGCGAGCAGGCACTGCGCGCCGCGACCAACAAACACGGCTGGACCTTGATGCACGGCCTCTTCGATGACGCGACGCGTGATATCGACGACGCGCTCCTCGGTCATCATCACGGGCGCTTCGGGGATCGCCGGCATGGATTCCGGAGTCCCAAGCGACAACGTCGTCGCGAGTCGCTCGACGATCGAAGGAATACGTTCGTCGCGCGCGGTGACTTCCGCTCTCGTTAAGCCCGTTCGCTCGGCGACGGCATCAATGACGGCGTTGTCGAACAGCGCCCAGCCGAGGGTCCGCGCGACGCGCTCGGCGATCTCGGACCCGCCGGCGCCGTACAGGCGCGAAATCGTGATGAAGGGCAAGGGAGGGGTTGGAGGCTAAGGGGCAGGCGCTCGGGGAGTAGGGGCTACGGTAGTAGTCGTGGGGCTGCTGGAGCTCAGTCTCATTACGATCTTACCGGTCACTCCCTAACCAGAAAGCACCTTTTGGCGCACCTCTTCCACGACCGTAAAGCCGGACGCGGCCCACGCGGAACTCGCGCCACCACCGGGCACGTTATGCAGCCGCATCTCGGTGAGACCGCGCTCCGCGCACCAGACCTCGGCGCAGTGGACGAGTGCCTTGAGAACGCCGGCGCGCCGCCGTCGCGGACGGACGTACACCGAGGAGATGTAGCAGTAGCGATCCGGATGGAGCAAGGGTGAATTGAAGGTCTCAACGCAGCGCAGGATACCGGCAACCTCGCGATTCGCCTCCGCCAGCAACATCACTTCGTGGGGCGAGCGAAGCTGGGCGCCAAATACTTCATAGGCGCGCTCGCGCGCGTCGGCACGCAGCCGGCCATAGACGGGATGATTGCCGTTCTCGCGCAGAAGTGCCAGGCGAAGCTCGACGATCACCGGCAGGTCCGCGAAGGTGGCGCGCCTCACGGCGATGGTCGGCCGCGTTGCGCTTTGACGCACGGTCACGGCACGGGTCCGACCTAACGATTGCGTGACGCCCGCAGCGGAGGCGGCGGTCCCGTCGTCGCGCCCGGTCTCGCCCCGACGCTTCATGCCATTCCGCCCCCAAACAGATCCTGCCCGGGCCGGCGTCGCGGCTCGGGCAACGCCCGCCCGTATGCGCCGCCGTCGGAGCGTGAGATCTTCTTGCGGGCAACGAGCGCCTCGAGAACGAGCTCGCAGGCGGCGACCGACGTTGGCGCATCGTCCGCCATTGCAAGCCCGACACGCCTAACGACCGCAAGCAAGTCAGGGACGACGTCGAATCCCTTGAGCACCGCCTCCGAACGCGCATCGTCGGTCACCTGCAGCGCTCCACCTTCGTCGAACCACATCACAATCTCGTCCGTATTCACGCCGCCGGCGCGATCCTGAAACGTGGCGTCGGCGGCACGACGAATCAGCTCGCGGGCGATCGCGTTGCCGCCGACCAACTCACCTTCGTACTCCAGCTCGATCTTTCCCGTGATCGCCGGAAGCGCGGCGTAGATATCGGCCACTCGCGGTACCACCTCGGTTTCGCCGCTGGTGATCGCGCGTCGCTCGGCGTTCGAGATGACATTCTCCATCACCGTGATCGGCATCCGCTGCGAAACGCCGGAGCGCTTGTCGATGCGACGATCCGTGCGCGCCTCGAACGCGATGCGCTCGATCATCTCCGCGACGAAATCGGGAATGCGCACGGGGCGATTGTCGCGATCTGTCCACGCTTCCTGGCGCGTGATCGACATTCCGAGATCGACAGTCTCGGGGTAGTGCGTAAGGATCTCGCTGCCGATTCGGTCCTTCAGCGGCGTAATGATCTTGCCGCGCGCCGTGTAGTCCTCGGGGTTCGCAGTGAAGCACAGCTGGACTTCGAGCGGGAGACGCACCGGATATCCCTTGATCTGGACATCACCCTCCTGCATCACGTTGAACAAACCAACCTGCACCTTGCCCGCGAGGTCTGGTAGCTCGTTGAGAGCGAAAATGCCGCGGTTGGCTCGCGGGAGCATGCCGTAGTGGATCGTCAGCTCGTCGGAGAGAACGTGCCCGCCACGCGCTGCCTTGATTGGGTCCAGGTCGCCGATGAGATCAGCAATCGTGACATCCGGGGTCGCGAGCTTTTCGACGTAGCGGTTGTCGGCACCGACCCACGCAATCGGGGTCTCTTCGCCGGCCTGGTTCAGCAGATTCCGCGCGAACTTCGAGATGGGCGCGAACGGATTGTCGTTGACTTCGCTCCCGGCGACGATTGGGATCGCCTCATCGAGAAGCGTCGTCAACGCGCGAAGGATTCGCGACTTCGCCTGACCACGAAGACCAAGGAGAATGAAGTTGTGCCGCGAGAGGATCGCGTTCACGATCTGCGGCATCACGGTTTCCTCGTACCCAATCACGCCAGCAAATAGAGGCCCCCCTTTGCACAAGCGTGCCAGGAGATTTTGACGCATTTCGTCCTTCACGGAACGGAGGGCGCGCTCCGGCACACCATACGGAGAGCGCTTCAGGGCGCCGAGAGTTTCCGGGTACGACGACACGGCATTCTCCTAAGTCGGATGAAAAACGGGCTCTCTGACAATGAAGCGCTGCGGATTGGTCGAATGCAAGCTCCGTTTGTCTTCCTTCGTCCCTTCGTCGATTGCGCTCCTCGACGGCAGGGGCAGCGCACCTCAGGATGACGAGATTCTCGTTAGGTATCAATCGGCGAGACTCACCTGGACGAGATTGTCGTAGAACACCGGACCGTGGCCGAGGTCGGTCTCGCGTTGTGAGGTCGTCTGATTCGCGTTCGCCCCGTCGGCGGCGTACTTCCCCCACCAGATCGATGGTGCCCAGACAACACCTTCGCGAATGGATTCCTCGACGCGCGCGACAGCCGTGAAGGCACCACGGTCATTTCGGATGACAACGCGAGCACCAGCAGAAATCGCGCGTCGCTCGGCATCGCGGGGATGCAAAACACACTCGGGCTCGCGTGCCGCTCGTTTGAGCGCGCCGATATTCACAAACGTCGTATTGAGAAACTGATGCGCTGGCGAGGAGATCAGCGTCAACGGATATCGAGCAGCGAGCTCCGGCACGTTCTCAGGAAACTCATATGGCGGTGTGAACGACGGGAGCGGATCCAATCCCATCTGAGCCATGCGCTCCGAGTAAAACTCGCATTTTCCGCTGGGCGTCAGGAATCGGCCCTCGGCGAAGGGCAGGTACGGCGTCGGAACATTCAAACGCGCCCAACCACGCTGGAGCAGCGCATCGAGAGTAACCCCACGGAGCTTTTCGGCGTTCGTGTCGAGCGCTTGGCGAATCAACGCGAGATCGTCGTTGGCAAAGAGGGATTGATCCAGCTTCATTCGAGAGGACAGCAGGCGGAAGATCTCGCTGTTTGGTTTCGCTTCCCCCAGGGCCGCGATCGACGGTTGATTCAGCGTGACGTGATGGTGGCCGTAGGCGAAGTGGATGTCCCAATGCTCGAGCTGCGTCGTTGCCGGCAGAACGATGTCCGCCCAGTCCGCAGTATCGGTTTGGAAATGCTCGAGGACGACAGTGAAAAGATCCTCACGCGCCAGGCCCTTCAGCACCGCGTTTCGGTCAGGCGCCACCGCTGCCGGATTGGAATTGTAAACAACGAGCGCGCGCACCGGTGGACCACCGACGCCGGCGTCCGGCATTGTGAGCGCCTCGCCGAGGCGGATCATGTTTATCGTCCGAACCGGCGGTGACAGATCCGGTCGTTCGAGCGCTTGTTTATTGAATTGGAAATTTGCGCTCGTCGAAAGCTGGACGCCGCCACCGGCGCGTCGCCAGTGACCGGTAATCGCGGGCAAACAAGCGATCGTGCGCACTGCCATCCCGCCGCCGGCGTGGCGCTGCAGACCATAGTTCACGCGGATGAATGCAGCTCGTGCGCGGCCATACCGTTCGGCAAGGTCGACGATCTTCGCGGCCGGTATCCCAGTGATGCCCGCTACGCGCTCGGGCGAGTACTCGTGCGCGCGCGCTCGCAGTTGATCTTCACCAAGCGTGTGCTGCGCGAGATAGTCGCGATCCTCGAATCCTCGATCGAAGAGCACGTGCATCATCCCGAGCGCGAGCGCGGCGTCGGTACCGGGCCGGATGGGAATCCACTCGTCGCACTGCGCGGCGGTTCGCGTGCGAAGAGGATCTATGGCGATGATCGGCGCGCCGCGGCTTCGCGCTTCAAGCACGAACGGCCAGAGGTGCGGATTGGACGTCAACGTGTTCGTTCCCCACAGCAGTACCAGATCGCTCTCGGGGATTCCTTCCGCGTCCGCGCCGATGTTGGCGCCGACGCTCATCCGCATGCCAACCGTTCCTGCCATCGAACAGATCGTGCGGTCGAGCATCGACGCGCCCAGCAAATGGAAGAAGCGGCGGTCGAGGGACGATCCCTGCACGAGTCCCATCGTCCCCGCATACGAGTACGGAAGAATGGCCTGGGGACCTTCGGGCGAGCGTGCAATCCCGCTCAACCGGTCGGCTATCTCACTCAGTGCTTCGTCCCAGCCGATGCGGGCAAATCGCCCGCTTCCCTTGCGACCGACACGCCGCAAGGGATACAGCAATCGGTCGGGATGGTACGTGCGCTCGACGTATCGATTGACCTTCGTGCAGAGAAAGCCGCGGGTGAAGGGATGGTCTGGATCGCCGGCGACGCGGACTGCGCGGCCCCCTTCGACCGTGACGAGCATTGCGCACGTGTCGGGGCAGTCGTGCGGACACGCGCCGTGCACGACCGCGGTATCAGGGAGCGAAGTTGCGACTTCAGCCGACTGTGCGCTCATGGTGTTATTTTGCGCCGGAATGTTGCAAAGCTAGAGTGCACGGCCGGGAGGGGCTAGCAGGAAAGTTGTGATACGCGACATTCGGGCGGGCGAGCTGTCCGTACAAAGCCCTTGCCTAAGCGGCACTTGACGTTGCGCTCGCTCCTTGACAGCATGCCAGTGACCCGTAGCTTACACGCCGCCTGTATTGATCCGAGCATCGCCGCTGCGAGCGCGGAAACGTTTCGAAATCTTGTACCCCTCTCAGGAGATCTGCATGAAGCGCCTGGCTCTCGTCGCCGCCGTGTTCGCGGTCGCGGCTTGCGCGAAGAACGACCAAGCAAAGCAGGATTCCGCGGCTGCCGCCGCGGCTCCGGCTCCGGCCCCCGCGGCCGCCCCGGCTGCCGCTCCGGCGGACACCGGGATGAAGATGGACACGACGCACAAAATGGACACGACGAAGGCGATGGATACGTCCAAGGCGGCGTCGAAGAAGAAAGGCGCCAAAGGCGCCACGAAGAAGCCGTAAGCTTCGTACTTCGTAGGATCGTTGGTAAAAAGGGCGCGACGTCGTCGCGCCCTTTTGCATTTGCGATACGCCTAACGGCCGTGCGCCTTCCACCAGCCGAAGGCGTCTGGAATAGAGGTCTCGGGACGAAGTTGCGGATCCCATCCGAGCTCGCGGCGCGCGCGCCCGGAGCTGAATGGATTGTCACGCGTCATGAAATCGATCGAGGCAGTCGTGACGACGTTCATGCCGCCGGCCGTGACGAGTTTCACGATGCGTTTGACGATCCTGAGCCCGCTCTGCGCCAGCCAGCGAGGGATGTTCACGGAATGGACGGGGTGGTCGAGTCCAATGCCTGCGAGGCGATAGAACTCTCTCCAGGAGACGTTGAAGTCGTTCGCGAGATTGTAGACCCGGCCGCCGGCTCTCTCCAGCGTCGCGGCGCGGACTGCGCCGTCGGCAACGTGAGACGCATGGACGATGGCCATGATCGCGCCGCCGCCGCCGATGAGGGGAGCCACATGCGTTCGCAGTAGACGCGCGACGCGCGGTACGAATTGCCGGTCACGTTCGCCGAAGATGACGTCCGGACGCACGGCCGTCGCCCAGATGCGTCCTTCGGCGTGAGCCGCCATGACCAACTCCTCCGATTCACGCTTGGACCGCGCGTAATACGCATGCTCGGGAAGTGGATCGAGCGGCATTGTCTCCTCGACGCCAGTTGCGTTGCTCGATGCATAACGAGCCTGCGGTCCGTAGACGGCGACGCTGCTGAGCTGCAGCAGACGGGCGCCGCTCCGGGTGGCCGCGCCGATCGCGTTGCGTGTCCCGTCGACGTTAGGCACGCGATAGGCGTCGTAAGGATGGATGCGGCTCGGGGGCGGCGTGACGGCGGCGGCGGTATGAAAGATCACCTCACAACCGCGGGCCGCCTCGACGAACGATCGCAGGTCGAGAATGTCGCCCGGAGCGCACTCCACGCCCTGATCCTCGAGCCATGCAACAGGATCCCAACCGTTCGCGCGCCTAAGCGCTGGCCGTTGGCGGAGGATGGTGCGGACACTCCACCCGGCCGCGCGAAGGCGCTCGACGATGTGCGATCCGACGAGTCCGGTCGCCCCGGTTACGAGCGCGGTCGGCACTCCCGTTAAGCAGGGAAGGGAAGATGAGCGACATCGACACGTGTCTCGGCCTCTTCCCAACGAGCGATCAAAGACGATCCGAGCTCGACCTCGCGTCGCACCATACCGAGGGCGATGCCGCCAAGACGAGGCGACGCCGCCGTGCTGCGCACGTCCCCGACATCCTTTCCGGTCGCGTCAAAGAGCGTCGCTCCCGACGCCGGTGGTTCGGGACTCGCTGCGCGCAACCCGCGCAGGTTCTTGTTGACGTGACCGCGGAAATGGACGCGCGCCACAGTCTCTTGCCCGGTGTAGCAGCCCTTGGTGTACGAAATCGCATGCAGCTCCTCGAGATTGGCCTCCTGCGGCAAGGTCGATTCATCGATGTCTACGCCCCACTCCGGACGACCGGCCTCAACGCGCGCGATCTCCCACGTCTGCAGCCCGCCTGGCGTCGCCTTCGCCGCGAGCGCGCGCTCCCAAAGCAGCGCGTACGTCTCTGCCGGCGCAAACAACTCGAATCCTTCGATCTCGAGATCGGGAACTCGCGCGACGAGGACACGAGCGCCTTCGATGATGACTGCGGCGTGGGAATACGCCGGAAGCACGCCGAGTGCGCTGCTGCTCATACCCGTCATTTCACCGACGACGAGTCGCGCCGACGCGCCGAAGACACCGAGGTCGCGCACCGCATCACTCTCGTCCGTGTAAGGCGCGAGACGTGGATTCACGTACTTGCGCACCGTCGACATCCAACCTTCTTTCGCGCGCGGAGGCACATCGACGAGGAAAGAGCTCTCATCGCGAAAGATGCGGACGTCCGCGATGATCTTTCCTTTGGGGGTCAGCGCTGCCGCATATTGCCCCTGGCCGGGCACGATTGAGGCGACGTCGTTCGTGACGAGACCGGTGAGCATCTCGCCAGCGTTCGCGCCGGAGATGCGCATTCGGGCGCGATGCGTGCGGTCGAAGACGACTGCATAGCGTTGCAGCGCTTCGTATTCCGTCGCGACGCCGGCGTATGACAGCACCACGCTCCGACCGCTAATCTCGCCGAGCAAAGCCGTGTCAACGTGAGTCGGTATCGGATGACCGGACATGATGGAGAGATAATGGGTGCTAGGTGCTAGGTGCTAGGTGCCAGGAATCAGCATTCGCTTAGCACGGAGCACCTATCACCTCTCAGCATCGTTCAGTCCCGCGTACGCTCGGTCCAGCAGATCCACCGGATGCACCACTCGTGTCGCGCTCGATGCGCGGCGCAGCCCTGCGCCAATCTGCATCAAGCAGCCGGGATTTCCGGTGGCGACGAGAGATGCGCCGGTCGCGATGATGTTACGGAGCTTGGGAGCCAGCACCATGTTCGATGTGTCCGGCTCGACGAGATTATAGATCCCGGCGGCGCCGCAACAGTGCTCGGCGCCTTCGAGCGGGACGAGCTCCAGTTGCGGAATTGCGCGCAGGATGGCGAGCGGTGGATCGGCGATCCGTTGCGCGTGCAGCAGGTGGCATGGGGCGTCGTAGGTGGCCTTCGCGCTGACAGGCGCGCCACGCTTCGGTCCTGCCGCGACGAGCAGCTCGCTCACGTCGCGGACGCGCGACGACACACGCGCCGCTCGCTCCGCCCACTGCGAGTCCTCGGCAAGGAGATGAGCATACTCTTTCATCATCGCGCCGCATCCAGCAGCGTTGGCGCAGACGTAGTCCGTATTCGATCGCTCGAACGCCGCGATGTTCGCACAAGCGAGCTTGCGAGCGCCGCGCAGATCGCCCGCATGAGCATGCAAGGCTCCGCAGCACTGCTGGCCCGGCGCATCGACGATCGAATAGCCGTTGACCGTGAGCGTCCGCGCCGTCGCGCGGTTCGTCGGGGCGAGCAAGCCCTCCATGACGCAACCGAGTAAGAGCGCGACTGTGCCGCGTGAGCCATCGCCGAGCGCGACATAAGAAGTACGTGCGCCGTCGCTCCCGGTCGACGCGAGCATTGCCATCGCGAAGCCGAAGCGACCGGGCATGCGAGAGAGCAATGCGGGTATGCGCATCGCGCGCAGCACACGCGACATGAACATCGCGAACGTCAGCGCGACTGGTCTCTCGAACACCCAGAGAATCGCGCGCGCGGCGAACGGCAACTTGCGCTTCTCGGCGATGGTCGCGCGCGTCGCCTCGAGCAGGTGGCCGTAAGGCACACCGGAGGGACACACCGTTTCACACGCCCGGCAGCCGAGGCATCGATCGATGTGCGTTTCGAGCGACGGATCCTCGATCGCGAGGGAGCCCTCGAGCGCAGAGCGCATTAGGAGAATGCGTCCGCGAGGACTGTCATTCTCGTCTTCGAGAGTCAGATACGTCGGACAGCTTTGAAGGCAAAACCCGCAGTGCACACAGGCGTCGATGCCTGGACGCACCTTCGCGAGTGGCGTGTCAGGCAAGGCGCAGGGTGCCTTTCGAGAGGGTTGTGACGGGATCTCGCGCTCA
This genomic window from Gemmatimonadaceae bacterium contains:
- a CDS encoding NAD-dependent epimerase/dehydratase family protein, coding for MPTALVTGATGLVGSHIVERLRAAGWSVRTILRQRPALRRANGWDPVAWLEDQGVECAPGDILDLRSFVEAARGCEVIFHTAAAVTPPPSRIHPYDAYRVPNVDGTRNAIGAATRSGARLLQLSSVAVYGPQARYASSNATGVEETMPLDPLPEHAYYARSKRESEELVMAAHAEGRIWATAVRPDVIFGERDRQFVPRVARLLRTHVAPLIGGGGAIMAIVHASHVADGAVRAATLERAGGRVYNLANDFNVSWREFYRLAGIGLDHPVHSVNIPRWLAQSGLRIVKRIVKLVTAGGMNVVTTASIDFMTRDNPFSSGRARRELGWDPQLRPETSIPDAFGWWKAHGR
- a CDS encoding molybdopterin oxidoreductase family protein, whose protein sequence is MSAQSAEVATSLPDTAVVHGACPHDCPDTCAMLVTVEGGRAVRVAGDPDHPFTRGFLCTKVNRYVERTYHPDRLLYPLRRVGRKGSGRFARIGWDEALSEIADRLSGIARSPEGPQAILPYSYAGTMGLVQGSSLDRRFFHLLGASMLDRTICSMAGTVGMRMSVGANIGADAEGIPESDLVLLWGTNTLTSNPHLWPFVLEARSRGAPIIAIDPLRTRTAAQCDEWIPIRPGTDAALALGMMHVLFDRGFEDRDYLAQHTLGEDQLRARAHEYSPERVAGITGIPAAKIVDLAERYGRARAAFIRVNYGLQRHAGGGMAVRTIACLPAITGHWRRAGGGVQLSTSANFQFNKQALERPDLSPPVRTINMIRLGEALTMPDAGVGGPPVRALVVYNSNPAAVAPDRNAVLKGLAREDLFTVVLEHFQTDTADWADIVLPATTQLEHWDIHFAYGHHHVTLNQPSIAALGEAKPNSEIFRLLSSRMKLDQSLFANDDLALIRQALDTNAEKLRGVTLDALLQRGWARLNVPTPYLPFAEGRFLTPSGKCEFYSERMAQMGLDPLPSFTPPYEFPENVPELAARYPLTLISSPAHQFLNTTFVNIGALKRAAREPECVLHPRDAERRAISAGARVVIRNDRGAFTAVARVEESIREGVVWAPSIWWGKYAADGANANQTTSQRETDLGHGPVFYDNLVQVSLAD
- a CDS encoding heterodisulfide reductase-related iron-sulfur binding cluster translates to MNSTRPLAHEREIPSQPSRKAPCALPDTPLAKVRPGIDACVHCGFCLQSCPTYLTLEDENDSPRGRILLMRSALEGSLAIEDPSLETHIDRCLGCRACETVCPSGVPYGHLLEATRATIAEKRKLPFAARAILWVFERPVALTFAMFMSRVLRAMRIPALLSRMPGRFGFAMAMLASTGSDGARTSYVALGDGSRGTVALLLGCVMEGLLAPTNRATARTLTVNGYSIVDAPGQQCCGALHAHAGDLRGARKLACANIAAFERSNTDYVCANAAGCGAMMKEYAHLLAEDSQWAERAARVSSRVRDVSELLVAAGPKRGAPVSAKATYDAPCHLLHAQRIADPPLAILRAIPQLELVPLEGAEHCCGAAGIYNLVEPDTSNMVLAPKLRNIIATGASLVATGNPGCLMQIGAGLRRASSATRVVHPVDLLDRAYAGLNDAER